In Cololabis saira isolate AMF1-May2022 chromosome 10, fColSai1.1, whole genome shotgun sequence, a single window of DNA contains:
- the LOC133452245 gene encoding LOW QUALITY PROTEIN: RING finger protein 212B-like (The sequence of the model RefSeq protein was modified relative to this genomic sequence to represent the inferred CDS: substituted 1 base at 1 genomic stop codon) produces MDWFHCNKCFTKRGSTFSLTSCGHICCEACIKSKQCSVCGANCSYLAITDKMKPEEKVFFKDPVKLIQSRLAHLSQIAIFQQKQMERVIAHLKNKASELEQRLREVTEQSYRXLQDQISWQISELKKENTELKKQLTELKREAIELKKPLSQRRTSVCPVQFQSNGSQRVSLPVAVASPVTPHSRTTSHPGSAESQRWARGLSRSLTTTGSMASISSHSSLHVLRTPSSFSTPTRTPVFQFPFMNAISIQSPRQ; encoded by the exons atggaCTGGTTCCATTGTAACAAGTGCTTCACAAAAAGAGGATCAACGTTTTCCCTGACCAGCTGTGGCCACATCTGCTGCGAAGCATGCATTAAATCCA AACAGTGCAGTGTATGTGGGGCTAACTGCAGTTACCTGGCCATCACTGATAAG ATGAAGCCAGAGGAAAAGGTGTTTTTCAAGGACCCTGTGAAGCTTATTCAGTCAAGGCTGGCACACTTGTCCCAG ATTGCAATTTTTCAGCAGAAACAAATGGAAAGAGTCATTgcccatttaaaaaataaagcttCCGAATTGGAGCAGCGTCTGAGGGAAGTCACTGAGCAGAGTTACAGGTGACTTCAAGATCAGATATCATG GCAAATCTCAGAGCTGAAAAAGGAGAATACCGAGTTAAAGAAGCAACTGACAGAGCTGAAACGGGAGgcaattgaattaaaaaagccACTCTCTCAGAGGAGAacaagt GTTTGTCCAGTCCAGTTTCAGAGTAATGG AAGTCAGAGGGTGTCGCTCCCTGTGGCTGTTGCATCTCCAG TTACCCCTCATTCAAGGACTACAAG TCATCCAGGCTCAGCCGAGTCCCAGAGGTGGGCCAGAGGTCTCAGTCGCTCTCTCACT ACTACTGGATCAATGGCCTCCATTTCCAGCCACAGTTCTCTTCATGTACTCA GAACGCCTTCATCCTTCAGCACTCCTACAAG AACTCCTGTTTTCCAGTTCCCCTTCATGAACGCCATCTCAATACAGTCACCCAGACAATGA